A genomic segment from Streptomyces sp. NBC_01233 encodes:
- a CDS encoding transposase, translated as MFDRLLEHCKDAGLVAAGGRQRTDSTHVISAVRDLNRLELAGESVRAALEALATAAPSWLAGQIDVLEFAERYGPRIDGWRMPSSETKRDRLAQIFGQDALALCRAAWAGDTPVWIREIEAVGLLRQVLVQTYIIRTDARGRQVIRKRDADDGVPPGQLRLASPYDADARWAAKDDDLFWMGYKIHLTETCDTLPETETETEAGAGVKPNLITDVHTTDATVPDVKATAPIQDKLAEHGVKPAEHYLDSGYPSADLITKAMQDGIRMVTPVLLDHSAQAKAAEGFEKNAFTINWKTRQVCCPAGRTSSHWNPVKQHGKDAIVITFSVLTCRDCPFQQQCTTSKPGRRMLTLRPQELHENLARARAEQKTDTWKNKYALRAGVEGTINQALGITGIRQARYRGLPKVRLQHAFSATALNVIRLDAYWTDNPLRRTRTSRLERLAYQLTA; from the coding sequence GTGTTCGACCGGCTCCTTGAACACTGCAAGGACGCCGGCCTGGTGGCGGCCGGGGGCAGACAGCGGACCGACTCCACGCATGTGATCAGTGCGGTGCGGGATTTGAACCGCCTGGAGCTGGCCGGGGAGAGTGTGCGGGCCGCCCTGGAGGCACTCGCGACCGCGGCCCCGTCCTGGCTGGCCGGACAGATCGATGTCCTGGAGTTCGCCGAGCGGTACGGGCCCAGGATTGACGGCTGGCGCATGCCGTCCTCGGAGACGAAGCGCGACCGTCTCGCCCAAATCTTCGGCCAGGACGCCCTGGCCTTGTGCCGGGCCGCCTGGGCTGGTGATACCCCGGTATGGATCCGTGAGATCGAGGCCGTGGGCCTGCTGCGGCAGGTCCTCGTGCAGACCTACATCATCCGCACCGATGCCCGGGGACGGCAGGTGATCAGGAAGCGGGACGCCGACGACGGCGTCCCGCCCGGCCAACTCCGCCTGGCCTCCCCCTACGACGCGGACGCACGCTGGGCGGCCAAGGACGACGACCTGTTCTGGATGGGCTACAAGATCCACCTCACCGAAACGTGCGACACACTCCCCGAAACCGAAACCGAAACCGAAGCAGGGGCAGGGGTGAAGCCGAATCTGATCACCGATGTACATACCACCGATGCGACCGTGCCGGATGTGAAAGCTACCGCCCCCATCCAGGACAAGCTCGCTGAGCACGGCGTGAAGCCGGCTGAGCACTACCTCGACTCCGGCTACCCGTCGGCCGACCTGATCACCAAGGCCATGCAAGACGGTATCCGTATGGTCACTCCGGTCCTCCTGGACCACTCCGCGCAGGCCAAGGCGGCCGAAGGCTTCGAGAAGAACGCCTTCACCATCAACTGGAAGACCCGCCAGGTATGCTGCCCAGCCGGCCGCACCAGCTCCCACTGGAACCCGGTCAAACAGCACGGCAAGGACGCCATCGTGATCACCTTCAGCGTCCTGACTTGCCGCGACTGCCCCTTCCAACAGCAGTGCACCACCTCGAAACCCGGACGCCGCATGCTCACCCTGAGGCCCCAGGAACTCCACGAGAACCTCGCCCGGGCCCGCGCCGAACAGAAGACCGACACCTGGAAGAACAAGTACGCCCTCCGCGCCGGCGTCGAGGGAACCATCAACCAGGCCCTCGGCATCACCGGAATCCGCCAGGCCCGCTACCGCGGCCTACCGAAAGTCCGCCTCCAGCACGCCTTCTCCGCCACCGCACTCAACGTCATCCGGCTCGACGCGTACTGGACCGACAACCCCCTCCGACGCACCCGCACCAGCCGTCTCGAACGCCTCGCCTACCAACTCACGGCGTGA
- a CDS encoding transposase, protein MGSKQRTYTPEFREGAVRIVIETGRPIPEVAEELGVHSGTLHSWVSRWRRNGSASSDRPAEPAPGGRMREAERAELERLRREMSEKNKRIRELEMERDVLKRCMVLWVK, encoded by the coding sequence ATGGGTTCCAAGCAACGGACGTACACGCCTGAGTTTCGTGAGGGTGCTGTACGCATCGTGATCGAGACGGGCAGGCCGATCCCGGAGGTCGCCGAGGAGCTCGGCGTCCACTCCGGCACGCTGCACAGCTGGGTGTCGCGATGGCGGCGCAACGGGTCGGCGTCGTCCGACCGGCCGGCCGAGCCCGCGCCGGGCGGCCGGATGCGCGAAGCCGAGCGCGCCGAGCTGGAGCGGCTACGGCGGGAGATGTCGGAGAAGAACAAGCGGATACGCGAGCTGGAGATGGAGCGTGATGTCCTCAAGCGATGCATGGTCCTCTGGGTGAAGTGA
- a CDS encoding IS3 family transposase encodes MTGTDPAALAAFIGNQRTEHRVPHRLACQILEVSESWFYKWRDKPTTAREVRRGQLADAITGIFEGSGGTYGSPKVWVLLVRAGWRVSVNTVARLMAELGLAGRKVRHRRGLTRPGKRPAAPDFVRRDFTADAPDQVWCGDMTEITTGEGKLYLATVIDLFSRRLLGYAMGARHDADLVVASLNMATATRGGDVRGVIFHSDRGSEYVSRRFRRACRRLGVTQSMGRVGSCFDNAVSEAFNSVLKVEYVHRHTFTTRTEARLRIATWITGFYNTRRLHSVCEYHSPIDYERDHQADPTVELAA; translated from the coding sequence GTGACCGGGACGGACCCGGCCGCCCTGGCCGCGTTCATCGGTAACCAGAGGACTGAGCATCGCGTCCCGCACCGTCTGGCCTGCCAGATCCTGGAAGTCTCGGAGTCCTGGTTCTACAAGTGGCGCGACAAGCCCACCACTGCGCGTGAGGTCCGGCGGGGACAGCTGGCCGACGCGATCACGGGGATCTTCGAGGGCTCCGGCGGCACCTATGGTTCCCCGAAGGTCTGGGTCCTTCTGGTCCGCGCGGGCTGGCGGGTCTCGGTGAACACCGTGGCCCGCCTCATGGCCGAACTCGGCCTGGCCGGACGGAAGGTCCGCCACCGGCGGGGGCTGACCCGGCCCGGCAAACGGCCGGCGGCCCCGGACTTCGTGCGCCGTGACTTCACCGCGGACGCTCCGGACCAGGTGTGGTGCGGCGACATGACCGAGATCACCACCGGTGAGGGCAAGCTCTACCTGGCCACCGTCATCGACCTGTTCTCGCGTCGATTGCTCGGCTATGCGATGGGCGCCCGTCACGACGCCGATCTCGTCGTCGCCTCCCTGAACATGGCCACGGCCACCCGCGGCGGTGACGTCAGGGGCGTGATCTTTCACAGCGACCGCGGCAGCGAATACGTCTCCCGGCGCTTTCGCAGGGCCTGTCGCCGCCTGGGCGTGACCCAGTCCATGGGCCGCGTCGGGTCGTGTTTCGACAACGCCGTCAGCGAGGCGTTCAACAGCGTGCTCAAGGTCGAGTACGTCCACCGGCACACCTTCACCACCCGCACCGAGGCCCGGCTGAGGATCGCGACCTGGATCACCGGCTTCTACAACACCCGACGGCTACACAGCGTATGCGAGTACCACAGCCCGATCGACTACGAACGAGACCACCAGGCCGACCCCACCGTGGAGCTGGCCGCTTGA
- a CDS encoding IS701 family transposase, whose protein sequence is MSARAGEQWNLDLDDLFVTIGHRFGRVELRRRMRDYVRGLLAPVPRKNSWQLAEQAGHPTPDGLQHLLAGAKWNSDDIRDDLQKYVADKLGESDGVLIIDDTGFIKKGATSAGVQRQYSGTAGRTENCQIGVFAAYATTLGRALVDRELYLPKSWTEDRERCRAARVPDEREFATKGELARRIVLRSLASPLPISWVTADSAYGQESRFRRLLEQSGVGYVLAVPKSQFTVGCPRIDGLFAQAPAEAWEKISCGDGAKGPRVYHWAAVRLPAVEEFDYQGEAPHRMRWALARRSIRKPDEIAYYLAYAPLETTVQELVRIAGTRWAIEECFQAAKNECGLDQYEVRRYVGWYRHITLAMLAHAFLASTARELREKGVAPMRQQGQSSSQWRRFGDSWQLVVPGPHTSVATEDDTTR, encoded by the coding sequence ATCAGCGCGCGTGCTGGCGAGCAGTGGAACCTGGACCTGGACGACCTCTTCGTGACCATTGGCCATCGGTTCGGCCGGGTGGAGCTACGCCGTCGCATGCGCGACTACGTACGCGGCCTCCTCGCCCCGGTGCCCCGGAAGAACAGCTGGCAACTGGCCGAGCAGGCAGGCCACCCAACCCCCGATGGTCTGCAGCACCTACTCGCCGGAGCGAAGTGGAACTCCGACGACATCCGCGATGACCTGCAGAAATACGTCGCTGACAAGCTCGGCGAGAGCGATGGCGTCCTCATCATCGACGACACCGGGTTCATCAAGAAGGGCGCCACATCCGCCGGGGTCCAGCGCCAATACTCGGGAACCGCCGGCCGCACCGAGAACTGCCAGATCGGCGTCTTTGCCGCCTACGCCACCACCCTGGGCCGGGCCCTGGTCGACCGTGAGCTCTACCTGCCCAAGAGCTGGACCGAGGACCGCGAACGCTGCCGGGCAGCCCGCGTTCCCGACGAGCGGGAGTTCGCCACCAAGGGTGAACTGGCCCGCCGCATCGTGCTGAGGTCCCTCGCCTCACCGCTGCCCATCTCCTGGGTCACCGCGGACTCCGCCTATGGACAGGAGAGCCGCTTTCGCCGGCTGCTGGAACAGTCCGGCGTCGGCTACGTGCTGGCCGTGCCCAAGTCCCAGTTCACCGTGGGCTGCCCCCGCATCGACGGCCTGTTCGCGCAGGCCCCGGCCGAGGCATGGGAGAAGATCTCGTGCGGTGACGGCGCGAAAGGTCCTCGCGTCTACCACTGGGCGGCGGTGCGGCTGCCAGCCGTCGAGGAATTCGACTACCAGGGCGAGGCCCCCCACCGGATGCGGTGGGCACTGGCCCGCCGCAGCATCCGCAAGCCCGACGAGATCGCCTACTATCTCGCCTACGCGCCCTTGGAGACCACCGTTCAGGAGCTGGTGCGGATCGCCGGGACACGCTGGGCGATCGAGGAGTGCTTCCAGGCCGCGAAGAACGAGTGCGGCCTGGACCAGTACGAAGTCCGTCGCTACGTCGGCTGGTACCGGCACATCACCCTCGCCATGCTCGCCCACGCCTTCCTGGCCTCCACGGCGCGCGAGCTCCGGGAAAAGGGGGTGGCACCGATGAGGCAGCAGGGGCAATCGAGTTCACAGTGGCGGAGGTTCGGCGACTCCTGGCAGCTTGTCGTCCCCGGCCCCCACACCTCCGTGGCCACCGAGGACGACACCACGCGCTGA
- a CDS encoding transposase — MRDRLGEVFADEPFVEAFGVRGAPGLSPGVLSLVTVLQFAENLTDRQAAVMAVRAIDWKYALGVELEDPGFDFSVLSKFRARLVEHDMERVVFEKLLEHCREAGLVAAGGKQRTDATHVISAVRDLNRLELAGESVRAALEALAAAAPSWLASVVDVPELAHRYGQRIEGWTLPASKTKRERLALVFGQDALALCRAVWAPGAPGWLREIEPVALLRQVLVQTYVISTDTRGREVVRKREADTDGVPPGHLRLASPYDADARWAAKGEDLFWLGYKVHLTETCDTPAEAEAEAEAEAEAEAEAEAEAEAEAEAEAEAEAEAGAVGRQEPVRAVNLITDVLTTVATVPDVKATATVQAALTARGLKPAEHYLDSGYPSADLITQAAGQGIIMVTPVLLDHSPQAKAAAGYDKNAFGIDWKTRQATCPEGRTSTGWHPVKQHGRDAIVVEFARSDCRECPVLKLCTRSRRGNRMLTLYPEHLHAALTTARAEQKSRTWKDKYALRSGIEGTINQALDLTGLRRARYRGLPKVRLQHTFSATAINIVRLDAHWTTTDTPPRTGRLARLGYQLTA, encoded by the coding sequence GTGCGGGATCGGCTCGGTGAGGTGTTCGCGGACGAGCCGTTCGTCGAGGCGTTCGGGGTTCGTGGGGCCCCGGGATTGTCGCCGGGGGTGTTGTCGCTGGTCACGGTCTTGCAGTTCGCGGAGAACCTGACCGACCGGCAGGCCGCGGTGATGGCGGTGCGGGCGATCGACTGGAAGTACGCGCTCGGGGTGGAGCTGGAGGATCCGGGGTTCGACTTCAGCGTGCTGTCGAAGTTCCGGGCCCGGCTGGTCGAGCATGACATGGAGCGGGTGGTCTTCGAGAAGTTGCTGGAGCACTGCCGGGAGGCGGGGCTGGTGGCGGCGGGCGGGAAGCAGCGCACGGACGCGACCCATGTGATCAGCGCGGTGCGGGACCTGAACCGGCTGGAGCTGGCCGGGGAGAGCGTGCGGGCCGCGCTGGAAGCCCTCGCGGCGGCCGCGCCGTCCTGGCTGGCCAGCGTGGTAGACGTGCCCGAACTCGCCCACCGCTACGGGCAGCGGATTGAGGGCTGGACGCTTCCGGCCTCGAAGACGAAGCGGGAGCGGCTCGCGCTGGTCTTCGGGCAGGATGCGCTGGCCCTGTGCCGGGCGGTCTGGGCACCGGGGGCGCCCGGGTGGCTGCGGGAGATCGAGCCGGTCGCCCTGCTGCGGCAGGTCCTGGTCCAGACGTACGTGATCAGCACCGATACGCGCGGGCGGGAGGTGGTCAGGAAGCGGGAGGCCGACACGGACGGCGTTCCGCCCGGTCATCTCCGCCTCGCCTCGCCCTATGACGCCGACGCGCGCTGGGCGGCCAAGGGCGAGGATCTGTTCTGGCTGGGCTACAAGGTCCACCTCACCGAGACCTGCGACACTCCCGCCGAAGCCGAAGCCGAAGCCGAAGCCGAAGCCGAAGCCGAAGCCGAAGCCGAAGCCGAAGCCGAAGCCGAAGCCGAAGCCGAAGCCGAAGCCGAAGCCGAAGCCGGGGCGGTGGGGAGGCAGGAGCCGGTCCGGGCGGTGAACCTGATCACGGATGTGCTGACCACGGTGGCCACCGTCCCGGACGTGAAGGCGACCGCCACCGTCCAGGCCGCGCTCACCGCCCGCGGCCTGAAGCCGGCCGAGCACTACCTCGACTCCGGTTACCCCTCGGCCGACCTGATCACCCAGGCCGCAGGGCAGGGCATCATCATGGTCACCCCCGTGCTCCTGGACCACTCGCCCCAGGCCAAGGCGGCCGCCGGCTATGACAAGAACGCCTTCGGCATCGACTGGAAGACACGCCAGGCCACCTGCCCCGAAGGCCGCACCAGCACCGGGTGGCACCCGGTGAAACAGCACGGACGCGACGCCATCGTCGTCGAGTTCGCCCGCTCCGACTGCCGCGAGTGCCCCGTCTTGAAGCTGTGCACCCGGTCCCGGCGCGGCAACCGGATGCTCACCCTCTACCCCGAACACCTCCACGCTGCCCTGACCACGGCCCGCGCCGAGCAGAAGTCCCGGACCTGGAAGGACAAGTACGCCCTGCGCTCGGGCATCGAGGGAACCATCAACCAGGCCCTCGACCTCACTGGCCTGCGCAGGGCCCGCTACCGCGGCCTCCCGAAGGTCCGCCTCCAACACACGTTCTCCGCCACCGCGATCAACATCGTCCGCCTCGACGCCCACTGGACCACCACGGACACCCCACCCCGAACCGGCCGCCTCGCTCGCCTCGGCTACCAGCTCACAGCCTGA
- a CDS encoding IS5 family transposase, with amino-acid sequence MPVLPSCLLEPLWDQFAALLPAHVDGHPLGCHNPRLPDRIVFEHVIAALVHGSGYERIASPGCSDRTIRRRVRHWADLGICQQLHALALEAYDRMIGLELDELSVDGCITKAPCGGEKAGRSPVDRGKQGLKRSVAAEARGVPLGLVSAGANRHDSPLLIPTLDAVKTQVGPLPEQVNVNLDRGYDSAKTRTALEEFGFTVEIARKGVPAPIQAGKRWVVERAHSWMNGFGKLRRCTEKNGNVVDFYLHLTATIVTLRMLIRRATLQYRWDTRPTTRRLK; translated from the coding sequence GTGCCTGTCCTGCCATCATGCCTGCTCGAACCCCTGTGGGACCAGTTCGCGGCGCTGCTGCCCGCGCACGTGGACGGCCATCCGCTTGGCTGCCACAATCCGCGCCTCCCCGACCGGATCGTCTTCGAGCACGTGATCGCTGCCCTCGTGCACGGCTCCGGCTACGAACGCATCGCCAGTCCCGGCTGCTCCGACCGCACTATCCGACGCCGCGTCAGACACTGGGCCGACCTGGGGATATGTCAGCAACTGCACGCCTTGGCCCTGGAGGCGTACGACCGCATGATCGGCCTGGAACTCGACGAACTGTCGGTCGACGGCTGCATCACCAAGGCGCCCTGCGGCGGCGAGAAGGCCGGCCGCTCCCCGGTCGACCGCGGCAAGCAGGGCCTGAAACGCTCGGTAGCAGCCGAGGCCCGCGGTGTTCCGCTCGGCCTGGTCTCCGCCGGAGCCAACCGGCACGACTCGCCCCTGCTCATCCCCACCCTCGACGCCGTGAAAACCCAGGTCGGACCACTCCCCGAGCAGGTCAACGTCAACCTGGACCGCGGCTACGACAGCGCGAAGACCCGGACCGCGCTGGAGGAGTTCGGCTTCACCGTCGAGATCGCCCGCAAGGGTGTGCCCGCCCCAATCCAAGCCGGGAAACGCTGGGTGGTGGAGCGCGCACACTCGTGGATGAACGGCTTCGGCAAACTGCGGCGCTGCACCGAGAAGAACGGCAACGTCGTGGACTTCTACCTGCACCTCACCGCCACGATCGTCACGCTCCGCATGCTCATCCGCCGCGCGACGCTCCAATACCGCTGGGACACCCGCCCCACCACCCGACGACTCAAGTGA
- a CDS encoding IS1634 family transposase: protein MECVVTSVVEKRLGALPVAAEFLRRLDVAGTVDRLCPGRDIAHVTHGQVIEVLVANRLTAPAPLWRVDRWAREWAVEEVFGIEAELLNDDRLGRALDAIAPRLRELTDSIGAQAIGEFGIDVSTFHWDMTSMSLYGAYPADDQDEEYPRIRHGHPKDRRYDLKQIQTGLAVTGDGGIPLLSRVIDGGAAEISQITGTMNALRAMAGPKKFLLIADSKLISYGNVTALIGAGTDFIAPAPASRVDDAVYAALDLETATVVDYTPARDENTPAAARETYRVLEDIHLVTGPRKSDPPLQVRRILVHSTGNAKGQQRAREKRLAKAREDLDKLQHSAGGRYYRTAEKIAARLGVITRTRRVSGCLHTEITTDETGRPALSWHFDQDVLQAEAAVDGWYALLTTLTPEQADPGEVLRRHKGQGTVERRYSDFKGPLAVTPVFVQDNKRVAALITVICLALLLFCLIERQVRRALGGDQKMQGLYPGNQRVRPTGRMILYHLSDLRLRVGSATDPPVIAITRGIQLHLLDLLGLEPTHPRWPET from the coding sequence ATGGAATGTGTGGTCACCTCCGTGGTGGAGAAGCGTCTGGGCGCTCTGCCTGTCGCTGCCGAGTTTCTGCGCCGGCTTGATGTGGCCGGGACCGTCGACCGGCTGTGCCCGGGCCGCGACATCGCCCATGTGACGCACGGCCAGGTCATCGAGGTGCTGGTGGCCAACCGGCTGACCGCACCCGCACCCCTGTGGCGGGTGGACCGCTGGGCCCGGGAGTGGGCGGTGGAAGAAGTATTCGGAATTGAGGCGGAACTGCTCAACGACGACCGTCTGGGCCGGGCCCTGGACGCCATCGCCCCGCGGCTGAGAGAGCTCACCGACAGCATCGGGGCCCAGGCGATCGGCGAGTTCGGCATCGATGTGTCCACGTTCCACTGGGACATGACATCCATGTCGCTCTACGGCGCCTACCCGGCCGATGACCAGGACGAGGAGTATCCCCGCATCAGACACGGCCATCCCAAGGACCGCCGCTACGACCTCAAGCAGATCCAGACCGGCCTGGCGGTGACCGGCGACGGCGGTATCCCCCTGCTGTCCCGCGTCATCGACGGCGGAGCCGCGGAGATCTCCCAGATCACCGGCACCATGAACGCTCTGCGCGCGATGGCCGGACCGAAGAAGTTCCTGCTGATCGCCGACTCCAAGCTGATCTCATACGGCAACGTCACCGCCCTGATCGGGGCCGGGACCGATTTCATCGCCCCGGCCCCCGCTTCCAGGGTCGACGACGCCGTCTACGCCGCCCTCGACCTCGAGACGGCCACCGTCGTGGACTACACCCCCGCCCGCGACGAGAACACCCCCGCCGCAGCGCGTGAGACCTACCGGGTCCTGGAAGACATCCACCTTGTGACCGGGCCCCGCAAGAGCGATCCCCCGCTCCAGGTACGCCGGATCCTGGTGCACTCCACCGGCAACGCCAAAGGCCAGCAGCGGGCCCGCGAGAAACGCCTGGCCAAGGCCCGCGAAGACCTCGACAAGCTCCAGCACTCTGCCGGCGGCCGCTACTACAGGACCGCAGAGAAGATCGCCGCACGCCTCGGCGTGATCACCCGCACCCGCCGGGTCTCCGGCTGCCTGCACACCGAGATCACCACCGACGAAACCGGACGGCCCGCCCTGTCCTGGCACTTCGATCAGGACGTGCTCCAGGCCGAAGCCGCCGTCGACGGCTGGTACGCGCTGCTGACCACCCTCACCCCCGAACAGGCCGATCCCGGCGAAGTACTACGCCGCCACAAAGGCCAGGGCACCGTCGAGCGCCGATACAGCGACTTCAAGGGCCCCCTGGCCGTCACCCCTGTCTTCGTGCAGGACAACAAACGCGTCGCCGCACTGATCACAGTGATCTGCCTGGCCCTGCTGCTGTTCTGCCTGATCGAACGCCAGGTCCGCCGAGCCCTCGGCGGCGACCAGAAGATGCAGGGGCTCTACCCCGGCAACCAGAGGGTGCGGCCCACCGGCCGGATGATCCTCTACCACCTGTCCGACCTGCGGCTACGGGTCGGCAGCGCCACCGACCCACCCGTCATCGCCATCACCCGGGGCATCCAGCTCCACCTCCTCGACCTCCTCGGCCTGGAACCCACACATCCCCGCTGGCCAGAGACCTGA